The following proteins are encoded in a genomic region of Bacteroidota bacterium:
- a CDS encoding alpha/beta hydrolase, which translates to MNFSSSFSMNNPLRLLFVCTGLILILQQSCFKRHILSDSDIEAHYHKKKFRPHFGKYPLNDTSGVHFALSGSDTLPLVVLIHGAPGAWYGYMDYIDDTLLQKHMQLLSVDRPGYGKSGRRAVTSIEEQARRIHPLIDSMRNGRRVLVVGRSYGAPIAARLAADYPQDVSELLLIAPAVAPELEKFWWFSKPANSKVMRWMFPAAINRASDEKFTHRDELRRLEPLWDSIRVPITAVQGDNDAIADTANLSWLQKKLPDKKNRFIRLKGAGHMITEERPEFVRQLLTSMADSLRTRRQMPKQ; encoded by the coding sequence ATGAATTTTTCATCATCGTTTTCAATGAATAACCCGCTTCGTCTTTTGTTTGTTTGTACCGGCCTGATACTCATTCTCCAACAGAGCTGTTTTAAGCGTCATATCCTGAGTGACAGTGATATAGAGGCGCATTATCACAAGAAAAAGTTTCGTCCGCATTTTGGAAAATACCCTTTAAATGATACTTCCGGAGTTCATTTCGCGCTCTCAGGATCGGATACGTTGCCACTGGTAGTGTTAATACATGGCGCACCGGGAGCCTGGTACGGGTATATGGACTATATTGATGACACGTTGTTGCAAAAGCATATGCAGTTGTTATCGGTTGACAGGCCGGGCTACGGAAAATCAGGGCGGCGGGCGGTAACATCAATTGAAGAGCAGGCGCGGCGCATTCATCCGCTTATTGATTCGATGCGAAACGGGCGGCGTGTGCTGGTGGTTGGGCGTTCATACGGTGCGCCGATTGCTGCACGGCTAGCGGCCGACTATCCGCAGGATGTATCGGAGCTATTGCTGATTGCGCCTGCGGTGGCGCCTGAGCTTGAAAAATTCTGGTGGTTCAGCAAACCTGCAAACAGTAAAGTGATGCGATGGATGTTTCCGGCCGCCATAAACCGAGCATCGGACGAGAAGTTTACACATCGCGACGAGTTGCGAAGGCTGGAACCGTTGTGGGACAGTATTCGTGTACCCATTACTGCTGTGCAGGGCGACAACGATGCGATTGCCGATACGGCCAACTTAAGCTGGCTGCAGAAAAAACTGCCCGATAAGAAAAACCGATTTATCCGTCTGAAAGGCGCCGGCCACATGATAACCGAAGAGCGTCCGGAGTTTGTACGACAGTTGCTCACCAGCATGGCCGACTCGCTGCGCACGCGCCGTCAGATGCCCAAACAATAA
- a CDS encoding RtcB family protein: MAKLSLTAKDLRRLGYTPDAAVSTALRVMHKHYKHHSAAEVLQLLREILKTPDAFEADEVLGEIATHFIEAKEEEVPQQELRSKPADIFIFGAEHVDHAAIDQLRSAARLPVAVSGALMPDAHSGYGLPIGGVLATENAVIPYGVGVDIGCRMCLTVYDLHAYELNRKHKQLETALLRHTYFGSGRELGKAKEHEVIDRPEFGELALLRKLQGKAAKQLGTSGSGNHFVEFGEVEILADWPERNLKAGRYIGLLSHSGSRGLGASIATHYTEVAKQWCKLPRQLQHLAWLPMDWFEGQAYWKAMNLAGDYASACHEVIHQSITREIDLTPLAVIENHHNFAWKEIHHGREVIVHRKGATPAAKDEAGIIPGSMTAPGFIVRGRGETTSLHSASHGAGRLMSRSRAKESITRNAMHALLQQHGVTLHGGGLDEAPQAYKNINEVMHAQQNLVDIAGTFRPRIVRMDG, encoded by the coding sequence ATGGCAAAATTATCTCTTACCGCAAAAGACCTGCGCCGCCTTGGTTACACACCTGATGCGGCGGTGAGCACGGCTTTGCGCGTAATGCACAAGCATTACAAACATCACAGCGCGGCAGAAGTGCTTCAGCTGCTGCGTGAAATACTTAAAACGCCCGATGCGTTTGAAGCCGATGAAGTGCTTGGCGAAATTGCCACGCATTTTATTGAAGCCAAAGAAGAAGAAGTACCGCAGCAGGAACTGCGCAGCAAGCCTGCCGATATTTTCATCTTCGGTGCTGAACATGTGGATCATGCTGCCATCGACCAGCTGCGCAGTGCGGCGCGCTTACCGGTGGCTGTAAGCGGTGCGCTTATGCCTGATGCGCATTCGGGATACGGCCTGCCAATTGGCGGTGTGCTGGCTACTGAAAATGCGGTAATTCCTTACGGTGTGGGCGTTGACATTGGCTGCCGCATGTGTTTAACGGTGTATGATTTGCATGCGTATGAACTCAATCGCAAACACAAGCAACTTGAAACAGCCTTGCTGCGCCACACTTATTTCGGCTCCGGCCGCGAACTTGGCAAAGCAAAAGAGCACGAAGTAATTGACCGCCCCGAGTTTGGCGAACTTGCCTTGCTGCGCAAACTTCAGGGCAAGGCCGCAAAACAGCTGGGCACTTCGGGCTCAGGCAATCATTTTGTAGAATTCGGTGAAGTGGAAATTCTGGCCGACTGGCCCGAACGCAACCTCAAAGCCGGGCGTTACATCGGGCTGCTTTCGCACTCAGGCTCGCGCGGGCTGGGCGCTTCCATTGCCACGCATTACACCGAAGTAGCCAAACAATGGTGCAAGCTGCCGCGTCAGTTGCAGCACTTGGCCTGGCTGCCCATGGACTGGTTTGAAGGGCAGGCCTATTGGAAAGCCATGAACCTTGCCGGCGACTATGCATCAGCCTGCCACGAAGTGATTCACCAAAGCATCACGCGCGAAATTGATCTTACGCCGCTGGCGGTGATTGAAAACCACCACAATTTTGCGTGGAAGGAAATTCACCACGGCCGCGAAGTAATTGTGCATCGCAAAGGTGCTACACCGGCTGCTAAAGACGAAGCCGGCATTATACCCGGTTCCATGACTGCGCCCGGATTTATTGTGCGCGGCCGTGGCGAAACTACTTCGCTGCATTCCGCTTCGCACGGTGCCGGGCGATTAATGTCGCGTTCACGTGCCAAAGAGTCCATCACCCGCAATGCCATGCATGCGTTGCTTCAGCAGCACGGCGTAACCTTGCACGGCGGCGGTTTGGACGAGGCCCCGCAGGCCTACAAAAATATCAACGAGGTAATGCACGCGCAGCAAAACCTTGTGGATATTGCCGGCACTTTCCGTCCGCGTATTGTGCGTATGGACGGGTAA
- a CDS encoding gliding motility-associated C-terminal domain-containing protein produces the protein MYRQVLLLFIVMCAALVSQAQPYWLQTAGGVGNDEGTDVCTDASGDVFSCGYFSAGASFGPNSPANSGITDVFLAKIDNSTGSYMWVRSGGGSGSDRALSTCTDASGNSYMTGFFEGTAFFGAQSVTSAGSQDMFVAKYDASGNLLWVRNGGGALADAGNGIATDAAGNVIVTGEFSGTATFGAASLTSLNGSMDVFTVKYDAAGNVLWAEKGSSRQTDRGFDVSTDAAGNIFITGQFSDTITFDLPHNNVSQNAVFVVKYDASGNEQWFRRIAGGGFNISNGIHTDNNGNVLVTGDFQGTINIYLPSSTPTLSGTYTEHIFLLRFNNSGGLDWSVAASSFSPVTSRSVTSDAAGNYYIAGMFRCNMEQFAQQYGNSTFRTVGFNDVFVAAYSNTGAWQWSRQLGGQGNDYVGGIDISGTSQVALSGSFPAQLHVPANPANFLTLSTVPSANVVAPPVFCTDPNYNSYRTAVTAGSSDVFAGLPIDLSRQPYDYYHHNPPTGCNRDTLPLCIRDDQLAYNCTGDTFYVCESNTPLIIGAATQTMLTPATGGGIGPDWTYQWAPGPSSPTMQVYNTGTYSVTITSPDGCYTDTDDAHVIVTPGPPLPTITDGVSINVNDSVTTPVILCADSVLLSAGNLGNYQYLWTTPVGPVTTSSFYAMQSGQYIITVTDTAGCTASTTVDITLDEPLSVINDTMILMLDTDGNDSIAICDDVFVEVFIYDQITNPTGSTQICIDDVLSLNWTVSPTTGIYLVGNSACIGTFDVDSTGYYTFTAQLIRGNACDTDTVVLVRQYYIEVYPDPGNVILPAVITGNTSICPGDSTLLVASGLPSYAWSSGQTNDSIWVSQPGFYSVQYFSSVTNQYGCTGTTIGFVGVTVTIRPIPIVTMLPSNGLICPGDSVQLFCTGTGNFIWYGPNGILPVNDSIIYVTSGGNYYCVNTGVGTDTCELVSNTVAVVQYNTPFLQASPDDVLCPGETVTLNVVASGATAIQWVFPFSGSALTQQVSQPGTYSCYVTSCNITTLTAVDIAASYVTAQATWIGPDPVCEGDSTLLIANSNASYSYNWLPGNTGNNDSVFVYATGTYVVAVTDTLNCTVYDTLQVAFQQNTLLPPDLTTSPVCIGLVATIQAQGNGGVVWYTTNGQQVGAGSPFITGPLFTDTTLIAYIESGACRSAATPVLVDVEECDQNAPNVFTPDGDGVNDLFTVYIPYGEDLRIEIYNRWGQLLNVVTDVNAGWDGTVMQTGRPASDGVYYYIASAVVPGSGPVKIAGFLHLIRGGGQ, from the coding sequence ATGTACAGGCAAGTACTATTGTTATTCATTGTAATGTGTGCTGCTTTGGTTTCACAGGCACAACCGTATTGGCTGCAAACAGCAGGTGGTGTGGGAAATGATGAGGGGACTGATGTATGTACTGATGCTTCGGGCGATGTATTTAGTTGTGGCTACTTCAGTGCAGGTGCATCTTTTGGGCCGAATTCACCAGCCAACTCGGGTATTACCGATGTTTTTCTGGCTAAAATTGATAATTCCACAGGCAGTTACATGTGGGTGCGCAGCGGCGGCGGTTCCGGTAGCGACAGGGCACTGAGCACCTGCACGGATGCTTCAGGAAACAGCTACATGACGGGCTTTTTCGAAGGCACGGCCTTTTTTGGTGCACAATCCGTAACCTCAGCCGGGTCGCAGGATATGTTTGTGGCCAAGTACGATGCATCGGGCAATTTGCTTTGGGTGCGCAACGGCGGAGGTGCACTGGCCGATGCCGGTAACGGTATTGCAACCGATGCCGCCGGCAACGTAATTGTTACCGGCGAATTTTCGGGCACTGCTACTTTCGGCGCTGCATCACTCACCAGCCTCAATGGCTCTATGGATGTGTTTACCGTAAAGTACGATGCCGCCGGCAATGTACTTTGGGCCGAAAAAGGCTCCTCACGCCAGACCGACCGCGGTTTCGATGTAAGTACCGACGCTGCAGGTAACATCTTCATCACCGGTCAGTTCAGTGATACCATCACGTTTGACCTGCCGCATAACAACGTATCGCAAAATGCGGTATTTGTTGTCAAGTACGATGCTTCGGGCAACGAACAATGGTTCCGGCGCATTGCCGGCGGAGGCTTCAATATTTCCAACGGCATTCACACCGATAACAACGGCAATGTGCTTGTAACCGGCGATTTTCAGGGAACCATTAACATTTACCTGCCCTCATCCACACCCACCCTCAGCGGCACATACACCGAACATATCTTCCTGCTGCGTTTCAACAACAGCGGCGGGCTCGACTGGTCGGTGGCGGCTTCCTCCTTTTCGCCGGTTACATCGCGCAGCGTTACTTCCGATGCCGCCGGTAATTATTATATCGCTGGCATGTTTCGCTGTAATATGGAGCAGTTTGCCCAACAGTATGGCAACAGCACATTCCGAACAGTTGGCTTTAATGATGTGTTTGTAGCCGCCTACAGCAACACCGGCGCGTGGCAATGGAGCCGGCAGCTTGGCGGGCAAGGAAATGATTATGTAGGAGGCATTGATATTTCCGGCACCAGTCAGGTTGCCCTCTCCGGCAGCTTTCCCGCGCAGCTGCATGTGCCCGCAAATCCGGCAAATTTTCTTACACTGTCCACAGTGCCATCCGCTAACGTGGTGGCCCCGCCTGTATTCTGCACCGATCCAAATTACAACAGCTACCGGACAGCCGTAACCGCCGGCAGCAGCGATGTATTTGCCGGTTTACCCATCGACCTCAGCCGCCAGCCTTATGATTACTACCACCACAACCCACCCACCGGCTGCAACCGCGATACATTACCGCTTTGCATCCGAGATGATCAGTTAGCCTACAACTGCACCGGCGATACATTTTATGTGTGTGAATCAAACACACCGCTCATCATCGGCGCTGCTACACAAACCATGCTCACGCCTGCAACAGGTGGCGGCATCGGCCCCGACTGGACTTACCAGTGGGCACCCGGGCCTTCTTCACCCACCATGCAGGTGTACAACACAGGAACCTATTCTGTTACCATCACTTCGCCTGATGGATGCTATACAGATACTGATGATGCACACGTAATTGTAACTCCCGGACCACCGCTGCCTACCATTACAGACGGGGTAAGCATAAATGTAAACGACTCAGTCACTACACCAGTTATTCTTTGTGCGGATTCTGTACTTCTATCGGCGGGAAATCTCGGTAATTATCAATACCTGTGGACAACCCCTGTGGGGCCGGTTACAACTTCTTCGTTTTATGCGATGCAAAGCGGACAGTATATTATCACAGTTACAGATACTGCGGGCTGCACCGCTTCAACTACTGTAGATATTACGCTCGACGAGCCTTTGAGTGTAATTAACGATACAATGATACTGATGCTTGATACGGATGGAAATGATTCGATAGCTATTTGTGATGATGTGTTTGTGGAAGTATTTATTTATGATCAGATTACAAACCCCACCGGATCAACTCAAATTTGTATTGACGATGTGCTGTCACTCAACTGGACAGTTTCTCCCACAACCGGCATTTATCTTGTAGGAAACAGTGCCTGCATAGGTACGTTTGATGTCGATTCTACCGGCTATTATACCTTCACCGCTCAACTGATACGCGGCAACGCCTGCGATACCGATACCGTTGTATTGGTAAGGCAATACTACATTGAAGTATATCCCGATCCGGGCAATGTGATTTTGCCTGCCGTGATAACCGGAAACACATCCATCTGCCCCGGCGATTCTACGCTGCTTGTGGCTTCGGGCCTGCCTTCGTATGCATGGAGCAGCGGACAAACAAACGACAGCATCTGGGTGTCACAGCCCGGCTTTTACAGTGTGCAGTATTTCAGCAGTGTAACCAATCAATATGGGTGTACAGGCACAACAATAGGTTTTGTCGGGGTTACGGTTACCATAAGGCCAATACCAATCGTCACCATGCTCCCCTCAAACGGATTGATTTGTCCGGGCGATTCGGTGCAGTTGTTTTGTACCGGCACAGGCAATTTCATCTGGTACGGACCCAACGGAATTCTGCCCGTGAATGATTCAATTATCTATGTCACCAGCGGAGGAAATTATTATTGTGTGAATACGGGTGTGGGTACTGATACCTGCGAACTCGTGTCGAATACGGTTGCTGTGGTGCAGTACAACACGCCGTTTTTGCAGGCTTCGCCTGATGATGTGCTTTGCCCCGGCGAAACCGTTACACTTAACGTAGTGGCCAGCGGTGCCACTGCTATTCAGTGGGTATTCCCATTCAGCGGAAGTGCTCTTACACAGCAGGTAAGTCAGCCGGGCACATACAGCTGTTATGTAACCTCGTGCAACATTACCACACTAACCGCTGTTGATATTGCCGCATCGTATGTTACTGCGCAGGCTACTTGGATTGGCCCTGATCCGGTGTGCGAGGGCGATTCCACACTGCTCATTGCCAACAGCAATGCCTCCTATTCCTACAACTGGCTGCCCGGAAACACAGGGAATAATGACAGCGTTTTTGTATATGCCACCGGCACGTATGTAGTAGCTGTTACCGATACATTAAACTGCACAGTTTATGATACCCTGCAGGTGGCCTTCCAGCAAAACACCCTCCTTCCGCCCGATCTGACTACATCGCCTGTTTGCATCGGGCTTGTAGCCACCATTCAGGCGCAGGGCAACGGCGGTGTGGTTTGGTACACCACAAACGGGCAACAGGTGGGTGCAGGAAGTCCGTTTATTACCGGTCCGCTGTTTACAGATACCACACTCATTGCATACATAGAATCGGGTGCCTGCCGCAGTGCGGCAACTCCTGTGCTGGTAGATGTGGAGGAATGCGATCAGAATGCGCCCAACGTGTTTACACCTGATGGCGATGGAGTAAACGATTTATTCACCGTGTATATTCCTTACGGTGAAGATTTGCGCATTGAAATATACAATCGCTGGGGACAACTGCTTAATGTGGTAACCGATGTGAACGCGGGCTGGGACGGCACGGTAATGCAAACCGGGCGCCCGGCATCTGATGGTGTTTACTATTACATTGCTTCTGCAGTGGTGCCCGGTAGCGGCCCGGTAAAAATTGCCGGCTTCCTGCATCTTATCCGCGGAGGCGGACAATAG
- a CDS encoding CAP domain-containing protein codes for MKKVSVVFWLFFFSANFVIAQESLRFQTVDMLRLRGVFKQTATDTVMKIERLAALKFHTLLNAYRRENKLDTLRFNDTLWLASRNHNIWMIANKQLSHSEEKDTPSFTGEDPGDRYEFVAKDKANCSWTGENCLYNFSYGSTIEKAADNIARSAISQWKASPGHNANMLRERHRQHGVAFNIGEDGRCWGTDLFTDGPYYSTYTDSKNTSTASTAQTTEKRKRFVQAQAEAALKDRLYSASGQSKQQAFLEEAAQQHAAYLSVNRKTFGHDEVEGKRFFTGVSPEKRFKKAAGLKSKKLLKNYSLKESIASASYHIDDFEAEQAAQELLLLLNSEQKGSGSGSLVGFGISMKRSKNVITVIVVRVELIGKGG; via the coding sequence ATGAAAAAAGTGTCAGTAGTTTTTTGGTTGTTTTTTTTCAGTGCAAACTTTGTAATTGCGCAGGAGAGTCTGCGTTTTCAAACCGTCGATATGTTGCGGCTTCGCGGAGTATTTAAGCAAACAGCAACCGATACGGTAATGAAAATTGAACGGCTTGCCGCACTCAAATTTCATACGCTGCTTAATGCATACCGCCGGGAGAATAAACTCGACACACTGCGTTTTAACGATACGCTCTGGCTGGCTTCGCGCAATCATAATATCTGGATGATTGCAAACAAACAACTCAGCCATTCGGAAGAAAAAGACACGCCTTCGTTTACCGGCGAAGATCCCGGCGACAGATACGAATTTGTGGCAAAAGACAAAGCAAACTGTTCGTGGACGGGAGAAAATTGTTTATACAATTTTTCTTACGGAAGTACGATTGAGAAAGCGGCCGATAATATTGCGCGGTCGGCCATATCACAATGGAAAGCATCGCCGGGGCATAATGCCAATATGCTTCGTGAGCGGCACCGGCAGCATGGTGTGGCTTTTAATATTGGTGAAGACGGCCGTTGCTGGGGTACCGATTTATTTACCGACGGGCCTTATTACAGCACATACACCGACAGTAAAAATACCAGTACGGCATCCACGGCACAAACAACCGAGAAGCGCAAACGGTTTGTGCAGGCACAGGCTGAGGCTGCGTTAAAAGACAGACTCTACTCGGCTTCGGGGCAGTCAAAGCAACAGGCATTTTTGGAAGAAGCTGCACAGCAGCATGCTGCATACCTCAGTGTAAATCGTAAAACATTTGGACATGATGAGGTTGAAGGCAAACGTTTTTTCACCGGCGTTTCACCCGAAAAACGGTTCAAAAAAGCGGCAGGCCTCAAATCAAAAAAGCTGCTCAAAAATTATTCGCTCAAAGAAAGTATAGCAAGTGCAAGTTATCATATTGATGATTTTGAAGCCGAGCAGGCTGCGCAGGAATTACTGCTTTTGCTTAACTCGGAGCAAAAAGGCAGCGGCTCCGGATCGCTTGTGGGCTTTGGCATCAGTATGAAACGGAGCAAGAATGTGATTACGGTAATTGTAGTGCGGGTGGAGTTGATTGGGAAGGGTGGGTGA
- a CDS encoding endonuclease, translated as MKHTLFSLCTLATLLIVACADAQPPAAARIAFYNTENLFDTIDNKNVIDEEFLPDGKMKWTKERYNKKLAQLSKVILAIGSGSGPEIIGLCEVENKGVLTDLTQKTPLKKQKYQIVHYDSPDGRGIDVALLYKKSAFRVLESKPFLVPQPSDTLPPTRNILYVKGIMGKNDTLCIFVNHWPSRRGGPEESAPRRKMAAERLKQLTDSVAKAVPGAQIIAMGDFNDEPTDASLQTVAHEVNDSLSAGLRNMMSTLDANGEGTHYYKKEKNTFDQLLVSGNLFTKRGYYVTTTSGQIFKPEWIMGENYKGDPPAPLRTYAGSRYIGGYSDHLPVYIDLYFAK; from the coding sequence ATGAAACACACACTCTTTTCGCTGTGCACACTTGCCACGCTGCTTATTGTTGCCTGCGCCGATGCGCAGCCGCCTGCTGCCGCACGTATTGCTTTTTACAACACAGAAAATCTGTTCGACACCATTGATAATAAAAACGTAATTGATGAAGAGTTTTTGCCCGATGGCAAAATGAAGTGGACGAAAGAGCGATACAATAAAAAACTTGCGCAGCTTTCAAAAGTGATCCTTGCAATTGGCAGCGGCAGCGGCCCCGAAATAATTGGCTTGTGTGAAGTGGAAAACAAAGGTGTACTGACAGATCTTACGCAGAAAACACCGCTTAAAAAACAGAAGTATCAGATTGTACACTACGATTCGCCCGACGGACGTGGTATTGATGTGGCACTGCTTTACAAAAAGTCAGCCTTCCGTGTGCTTGAATCAAAACCGTTTCTGGTGCCGCAGCCTTCAGACACATTGCCACCCACGCGCAATATTTTGTATGTAAAAGGTATCATGGGTAAAAACGATACACTCTGCATTTTTGTCAATCACTGGCCATCGCGCCGGGGCGGGCCGGAAGAAAGTGCGCCGCGCCGAAAAATGGCCGCCGAGCGTTTGAAGCAACTTACCGACAGTGTGGCCAAAGCGGTGCCCGGCGCACAGATTATAGCCATGGGCGATTTTAACGACGAGCCTACCGATGCAAGTTTGCAAACCGTAGCACATGAAGTGAATGATTCACTCAGCGCAGGTTTACGCAATATGATGAGCACACTTGATGCAAATGGCGAAGGCACACATTACTACAAAAAAGAAAAAAACACGTTTGATCAGTTGCTTGTTTCAGGAAACCTGTTTACCAAACGCGGCTATTATGTAACCACCACATCGGGACAAATTTTTAAACCCGAATGGATAATGGGTGAAAATTATAAAGGTGATCCCCCCGCCCCGCTCCGCACCTACGCCGGCAGCCGCTACATTGGCGGCTACAGCGATCACCTTCCGGTTTACATTGATTTGTATTTTGCGAAATAA